From one Bradyrhizobium sp. Ash2021 genomic stretch:
- a CDS encoding cupin domain-containing protein produces MYHVLEGEGLMEIAGKNHVVRRHDFIFLPPGVEHAISNSGLADLVFLVITSPVTDDEKPI; encoded by the coding sequence ATCTATCATGTCCTTGAAGGCGAGGGCCTGATGGAAATCGCCGGAAAGAATCATGTCGTGCGCAGGCACGACTTCATCTTCCTGCCGCCCGGCGTCGAACACGCCATCTCCAATTCGGGTCTGGCTGATCTGGTGTTTCTGGTGATCACCTCGCCGGTGACGGATGACGAGAAGCCGATCTAG
- a CDS encoding FMN-binding negative transcriptional regulator, whose product MHILRPMFAWDRDGALDFAAARGFGAVIASADTGPISSHVPFSIHRTSDSVAVQFHLAARNKLAELADGRNPFLLIVWGPDAYVSNDWYATPDHVSTWLYEAVHLSGPVRRLPTEGNRGHGDVLLSTFEERLMPKQPWSLSTMEENKRETMLQSIVVLEMDVKRVEGQRKLNQHKSDEDYASITRHLANSDDADAREIAGKLKSLRPHLEY is encoded by the coding sequence GTGCACATCCTTCGTCCAATGTTTGCCTGGGATCGCGACGGTGCGCTGGATTTTGCTGCGGCCCGCGGATTTGGCGCTGTCATCGCGAGCGCAGACACCGGTCCGATCAGTTCGCACGTGCCCTTCAGCATCCACCGGACATCCGATTCAGTGGCCGTACAATTCCATTTGGCCGCGCGGAACAAACTGGCCGAGCTTGCGGATGGCCGGAATCCGTTCCTGCTGATCGTATGGGGCCCGGACGCCTATGTTTCAAACGACTGGTACGCGACGCCGGATCACGTCTCGACCTGGCTCTATGAGGCGGTGCATCTTTCCGGTCCGGTACGGCGGCTTCCGACCGAAGGCAACCGCGGTCACGGCGACGTCCTGCTTTCGACATTCGAGGAACGGTTGATGCCGAAGCAACCGTGGTCGCTGTCGACCATGGAGGAAAACAAGCGCGAGACCATGCTGCAGTCGATCGTCGTGCTCGAGATGGACGTGAAGCGGGTGGAGGGACAGCGGAAACTGAACCAGCACAAATCCGATGAGGATTATGCTTCGATCACCCGGCATCTAGCGAACTCCGACGATGCCGATGCCCGCGAGATCGCCGGCAAATTGAAGTCGCTTCGCCCGCATCTTGAATATTGA
- a CDS encoding GntR family transcriptional regulator encodes MPPKQETPKTSRYRDIAAELQKAIRLGAYPVGDLLPTETELMARYAASRQTVREALRIITEQGLIVRRAGLGSVVIAAEPPVLFTHSVKSLTEWLRYSNETYRQVVRSGEITADRKLAALLKCEPGKHWFLIEAVRRADAFTAPLGWTEIYVLRKFAGVVDRRDHGRTPVHEQIAKMYGETIEYAQLEVFARGMPAKLAKPLGVKPGSPALTMVRRYYGQREELFEVTVTTHPEGRYTYTMDMQRSLRPRI; translated from the coding sequence ATGCCGCCTAAACAGGAAACACCCAAGACGTCGCGCTATCGCGACATCGCCGCCGAATTGCAGAAAGCGATCCGGCTCGGCGCCTATCCGGTCGGAGATCTGTTGCCGACCGAGACCGAGTTGATGGCGCGCTATGCGGCAAGCCGCCAGACCGTGCGCGAGGCGCTACGCATCATCACCGAGCAAGGCCTGATCGTTCGCCGCGCCGGACTCGGCTCCGTCGTGATCGCGGCCGAGCCGCCGGTTCTGTTCACCCACAGCGTCAAATCGCTGACGGAATGGCTGCGATATTCCAACGAAACCTATCGCCAGGTCGTTCGCAGCGGCGAGATTACGGCCGACCGCAAGCTCGCCGCACTTTTGAAATGCGAGCCAGGCAAGCACTGGTTCCTGATTGAAGCCGTCCGTCGCGCCGACGCGTTTACCGCGCCGCTCGGCTGGACCGAGATCTATGTGTTGCGGAAATTTGCCGGCGTCGTCGACCGGCGCGATCACGGCCGGACGCCCGTGCATGAGCAGATCGCGAAGATGTATGGCGAGACCATCGAATATGCGCAGCTCGAGGTATTTGCGCGGGGGATGCCGGCAAAACTCGCAAAGCCCCTCGGGGTAAAGCCGGGATCGCCGGCGCTCACCATGGTGCGCCGCTATTACGGCCAGCGTGAAGAACTGTTCGAGGTGACGGTCACGACCCATCCGGAAGGCCGCTACACCTACACGATGGACATGCAGAGATCGCTGCGGCCGCGCATCTAG
- a CDS encoding Gfo/Idh/MocA family oxidoreductase, with translation MIHGAIVGLGRWGRNLVEASRGHERLKIVRGVEPDMAAARSFCSEHDLALTDDLNAVLADPAIDAVLLATPHSLHPAQVIACAAARKQVFCEKPLALHRADAARMFGACREAGVTLAVGHNRRFWPSMRTLRDMVASGELGRILHIEGHNSNENSQSITAGWRLSEEESPGGGLTGAGLHVLDAFVSLLGPVRRINAQLNSRERGPPPLDTAVLMMDFVSGVTGTLSTIRATPFYWRVHVFGTNGSAEVLDETTLIGRNSGSKPRQESYPATDVLRAELDAFVDAIEGRRPYPVSEAEVLATLSAFEAALASMKFQSPVQCDAA, from the coding sequence ATGATCCACGGCGCAATCGTCGGCCTCGGCCGCTGGGGCCGCAATCTCGTCGAGGCATCGCGCGGCCACGAGCGCCTGAAAATCGTCCGCGGCGTCGAGCCCGACATGGCGGCGGCACGGAGCTTTTGCAGCGAACACGATCTGGCGCTCACCGACGATCTGAACGCCGTCCTCGCGGATCCCGCCATCGACGCTGTTCTATTGGCGACGCCGCACTCGCTGCATCCGGCGCAGGTGATCGCCTGCGCCGCGGCACGCAAGCAGGTGTTTTGCGAGAAGCCGCTGGCGCTGCACCGCGCTGACGCGGCACGCATGTTCGGCGCCTGCCGCGAGGCGGGAGTGACGCTCGCCGTCGGACACAACCGGCGTTTCTGGCCGTCGATGCGCACGCTGCGCGACATGGTGGCGAGCGGCGAGCTGGGCAGGATTCTTCATATCGAGGGCCACAACAGCAACGAGAACTCGCAAAGCATCACGGCGGGCTGGCGATTATCCGAAGAGGAGTCGCCCGGCGGCGGCCTGACCGGCGCCGGGCTGCATGTGCTGGACGCCTTCGTCAGCCTGCTGGGTCCAGTACGTCGCATCAATGCCCAGCTCAATTCGCGGGAACGAGGTCCGCCGCCGCTGGATACGGCCGTTCTGATGATGGATTTCGTCAGCGGCGTCACCGGCACGCTCTCGACCATCCGGGCCACGCCGTTCTATTGGCGGGTTCATGTGTTCGGAACAAACGGCTCTGCCGAGGTGCTGGATGAGACCACGCTGATCGGGCGCAATTCCGGCAGCAAGCCCCGGCAGGAAAGCTACCCGGCGACCGACGTTCTGCGCGCCGAACTCGATGCATTCGTCGACGCGATCGAAGGCAGGCGGCCGTATCCTGTCTCGGAAGCCGAGGTGCTGGCGACGCTGTCGGCATTCGAAGCCGCGCTCGCGTCGATGAAATTCCAAAGCCCGGTTCAGTGCGATGCCGCCTAA
- a CDS encoding NAD(P)-dependent oxidoreductase has product MQADAPVGILGLGLIGTAFSERLVGADIPVIGFDIDPGRCAKPRENRGTAAASARELADHCRAIVIAVYSGAEAEAAFADLESSPARPAIICTTTCAPDEIIRLAKRAASAGIAFVEAPISGTSAEVRDGTATVLVAGDAAAIDAVDGLLDILCPQRTRIGKVGDASRAKLAINLILQNNRATLAEGIVLAERMGLDGQTFLATARQSAAYSRVMDTKGEKMLNRDFRPQSRLAQTLKDAELILAEAARQGLRLPVTEAQADLLRTAIAIAGPDSDSAAIIEAIRQRPDSTEDSR; this is encoded by the coding sequence ATGCAAGCTGACGCGCCGGTCGGAATCCTCGGACTTGGTCTGATCGGGACCGCCTTTTCCGAGCGCCTGGTCGGCGCGGACATTCCCGTGATCGGCTTCGACATCGATCCCGGCAGATGCGCGAAACCTAGGGAAAATCGGGGAACGGCCGCCGCTTCCGCGCGCGAACTCGCCGACCATTGCCGCGCAATCGTCATCGCCGTCTACAGTGGTGCGGAGGCCGAAGCGGCGTTCGCCGATCTCGAAAGCAGCCCTGCCCGTCCGGCGATCATCTGCACGACGACCTGCGCACCGGACGAGATCATCCGCCTTGCGAAGCGCGCGGCGAGTGCCGGCATTGCCTTTGTCGAAGCGCCGATTTCGGGCACCAGCGCCGAGGTCAGGGACGGCACCGCGACCGTGCTGGTCGCCGGGGACGCCGCCGCCATCGACGCCGTTGACGGACTCCTGGACATTCTCTGTCCGCAACGTACGCGGATCGGAAAAGTGGGCGACGCCAGCCGCGCCAAGCTCGCGATCAACCTGATCCTGCAGAATAACCGCGCGACGCTGGCCGAAGGAATTGTTCTGGCAGAGCGTATGGGGCTCGATGGACAGACCTTCCTGGCGACGGCGCGCCAATCCGCCGCCTACTCCCGCGTGATGGATACCAAGGGCGAAAAAATGTTGAACCGGGATTTTCGGCCGCAATCGCGCCTCGCGCAAACCCTCAAGGATGCCGAACTCATCCTGGCAGAAGCCGCGCGACAAGGTCTTCGACTGCCTGTTACCGAGGCGCAGGCTGATTTGCTGCGCACCGCAATTGCGATCGCGGGGCCGGACAGCGACAGCGCGGCGATTATCGAGGCGATCCGGCAACGGCCGGATTCAACAGAGGATTCCCGATGA